One window from the genome of Cryptomeria japonica chromosome 6, Sugi_1.0, whole genome shotgun sequence encodes:
- the LOC131037753 gene encoding geraniol 8-hydroxylase-like — translation MEGQWVIWLSALVSSVLAYFLVDLMGKRKKKSRANLPPGPPGWPIVGNLLQLGKKPNESLWALSQQYGPLMTLSLGMKTAVVVSSSEMAKEVLKIHDQNFAGRIMIEAAKVFSHHESSIAFAQYGDYWRKFRRIATTELFTPTRLQALQHLRRDQVSETIRMVFEKKGTSMNIAELVYYEGLNLMSNAIFSKNLFDPKNLESAELRNTFSEMVNLTGKPNLADFYPFLKLVDPQGVCRRLTVHHKRLHEYLDVFIQDRLEARRQGVGLPKEKDFLDILLDLTAHDFTLVNIRALLLELLSAGSDTTTTTIEWVMVELIANPYVMKKAQKELEEVIGLNRKVEESDIDRLPYLHAIVKEVFRLHPALPLALPHRADNSCEVAGYMIPKHAMVIVNLWAIGRDPKIWKEPLKFMPERFFNGENSKVKYKGQNFELIPFGAGRRICLGLPLAHQMVHFTIASLIHSFNWMLPIGMNYNKIDMSETFGIVLKKSKELHAIPTPRLPNHLY, via the exons ATGGAAGGGCAATGGGTGATTTGGCTTTCAGCGCTGGTAAGCAGTGTGCTCGCTTATTTCTTAGTAGATTTAAtggggaaaagaaagaagaagagcagAGCAAATCTTCCTCCTGGACCTCCTGGCTGGCCCATCGTGGGAAACCTTCTCCAGCTGGGGAAAAAACCCAATGAATCTCTGTGGGCTCTTTCTCAGCAATACGGTCCTCTCATGACTCTCTCTCTCGGCATGAAAACTGCTGTGGTGGTTTCATCCTCTGAAATGGCAAAAGAGGTCCTCAAAATCCACGACCAGAATTTTGCAGGACGGATTATGATAGAAGCAGCAAAGGTGTTTTCTCACCATGAATCTTCAATTGCTTTTGCTCAGTATGGAGATTACTGGCGGAAGTTCAGACGCATTGCCACCACAGAGCTTTTCACTCCCACCAGACTCCAAGCGCTGCAACATCTCAGAAGAGATCAAGTCTCCGAGACGATTCGAATGGTCTTTGAGAAGAAGGGGACGAGTATGAATATTGCAGAGCTGGTGTACTACGAGGGTCTCAATCTCATGAGCAACGCCATTTTCAGTAAGAACTTGTTCGATCCCAAAAATCTAGAGTCTGCAGAATTGAGAAACACTTTTAGTGAAATGGTGAACTTGACCGGAAAACCCAACTTGGCCGACTTTTATCCGTTTCTGAAGTTGGTGGACCCTCAGGGAGTGTGCCGTCGTCTGACAGTCCATCATAAGCGACTACATGAGTACTTAGATGTATTCATACAAGATCGGTTGGAGGCGAGGAGGCAAGGGGTCGGTCTACCCAAGGAAAAGGACTTTCTCGACATTCTGCTCGATCTGACTGCCCATGATTTCACTCTGGTGAATATCAGGGCTTTACTCTTG GAACTCTTGTCTGCTGGTAGTGATACTACTACTACAACAATTGAATGGGTTATGGTGGAACTAATTGCCAATCCTTACGTAATGAAAAAAGCGCAAAAGGAATTAGAAGAGGTAATTGGTCTCAATCGAAAAGTGGAAGAATCTGACATAGATCGTCTACCTTATCTCCATGCTATAGTGAAAGAAGTGTTTCGACTACACCCAGCACTTCCTTTGGCATTGCCCCATAGAGCAGACAACTCATGTGAGGTGGCAGGGTATATGATACCTAAGCATGCCATGGTGATTGTGAATCTGTGGGCAATTGGAAGAGATCCTAAAATTTGGAAAGAACCTTTAAAATTTATGCCAGAGAGGTTTTTTAATGGTGAGAATAGTAAGGTAAAGTATAAGGGACAAAATTTTGAGCTGATACCATTTGGAGCTGGAAGAAGAATATGCTTAGGACTTCCTTTGGCTCATCAAATGGTTCATTTTACTATTGCTTCCTTAATCCATTCCTTCAATTGGATGCTTCCAATAGGGATGAATTATAATAAGATAGACATGAGTGAGACATTTGGAATAGTATTAAAGAAGTCTAAAGAATTGCATGCAATCCCCACACCAAGATTACCAAATCATCTATACTAA